The following are encoded together in the Capsulimonas corticalis genome:
- a CDS encoding lysylphosphatidylglycerol synthase transmembrane domain-containing protein yields MSLIAYYALRSVPKAMKNVIITAMNHADSDAPVPFLQRIPWARIFVGCLVLGVIGAALAPTFHEAGALRGAVSRLDWRWVLGAVLCQIGVYGGVAAIIAVAVRACGERAAFGYLVFVAFAFLFANRALPGPAVAGLATLVFLLRRRSVSASAAQAAAATFYIADYAGFFALALLALMALLHSGGAAALHPRVLIPAILTVAIGAVCALAALRSRDRLTRLAERVTLRAMTLLRRSSAQETSQRAGAAASSFHARWTEMTQAPGPLAAACGAALLMHAAEVGTLLCAARAFRAPLAPAAAAAGYVGGNLAAIVSLLPGGLGFFEGAMTVTFHRLGGMPPADALGVTLLYRLLSVWLPLPVLLGVVREAIGKKEA; encoded by the coding sequence ATGAGTCTCATAGCGTATTATGCCCTACGGTCCGTTCCCAAAGCGATGAAAAATGTCATAATTACCGCCATGAACCATGCCGACAGCGACGCGCCCGTCCCTTTTTTGCAGCGTATCCCCTGGGCGCGTATCTTCGTGGGATGCCTCGTCCTCGGCGTCATCGGCGCCGCGCTCGCCCCCACATTCCATGAAGCCGGAGCCCTGCGCGGCGCGGTCAGCCGTCTTGATTGGCGATGGGTGCTGGGCGCGGTCCTTTGCCAGATCGGCGTCTACGGCGGCGTCGCCGCGATCATCGCCGTCGCCGTCCGCGCCTGCGGCGAGCGCGCGGCCTTCGGATACCTGGTCTTCGTCGCCTTCGCCTTTCTCTTCGCCAACCGGGCGCTGCCGGGGCCGGCGGTGGCGGGCCTCGCCACGCTGGTCTTCCTGCTGCGCCGCCGCTCGGTCTCCGCGAGTGCGGCCCAGGCGGCGGCGGCCACATTCTACATCGCGGACTACGCCGGCTTCTTCGCGCTCGCCCTTCTGGCGCTGATGGCGCTGCTACATTCGGGCGGCGCCGCGGCGCTCCACCCACGCGTATTAATACCCGCGATCCTGACCGTCGCAATCGGCGCCGTCTGCGCTCTGGCGGCGCTGCGCTCCCGAGATCGCCTGACGCGGCTTGCCGAGCGCGTCACTCTGCGCGCGATGACTCTTCTGCGCCGCTCCAGCGCCCAGGAAACATCCCAGCGCGCCGGCGCCGCCGCGTCCAGCTTCCATGCGCGCTGGACCGAGATGACCCAGGCGCCCGGCCCGCTCGCCGCCGCCTGCGGCGCGGCCCTGCTGATGCACGCCGCCGAAGTCGGCACGCTCCTCTGCGCGGCCCGCGCCTTCCGCGCCCCGCTGGCCCCGGCGGCGGCCGCCGCCGGCTATGTTGGGGGCAATCTGGCCGCAATCGTATCGCTGCTGCCCGGAGGTCTGGGATTTTTCGAAGGGGCGATGACGGTCACCTTCCACCGCCTCGGAGGAATGCCGCCGGCCGACGCGCTGGGGGTGACGCTGCTTTACCGCCTGCTCTCCGTCTGGCTGCCCCTGCCGGTGCTGCTGGGAGTGGTTCGAGAGGCGATTGGAAAGAAAGAGGCGTGA
- a CDS encoding protein phosphatase 2C domain-containing protein, with protein MNCDCAFFIGADHKICQDYALCSGGDDSCAVVLSDGCSSSPDTDIGARLLVKAAAGSMSLIDVIPDPFESLDRYHQQTLRLAALGCNVIRLDPACLDATLMTIKANAEGFVVSCYGDGVFALLRRDGVAEIYSIDFADGYPHYLSYLLHPERHDEFEAWTSNIKHVTRQLLPRDGSEPNTRVSDAAVEFYYGSAADYLFAVAISDGIFSFTEAPQPGSPQPGRTLPLEDVLTPLLDFKNASGEFVQRRLQAFLRTCALRRWRHSDDLAMAAIYLGD; from the coding sequence ATGAATTGCGACTGCGCGTTTTTTATTGGCGCGGACCACAAAATCTGTCAGGATTATGCGCTGTGCAGCGGCGGTGACGACTCCTGCGCCGTGGTGCTGTCGGACGGCTGTTCGTCGTCGCCGGACACCGACATCGGGGCGCGGCTTCTGGTCAAGGCGGCCGCCGGCAGCATGTCCTTGATCGATGTGATCCCGGATCCGTTTGAAAGTCTGGACCGGTATCACCAGCAAACCCTGCGCCTCGCCGCGCTCGGCTGCAACGTGATCCGCCTCGATCCCGCCTGTTTGGACGCCACCTTGATGACGATCAAGGCGAACGCCGAAGGCTTCGTCGTGAGCTGCTACGGCGACGGCGTCTTCGCGCTGCTGCGCCGCGACGGCGTTGCGGAGATCTACTCCATCGACTTCGCCGACGGCTACCCGCACTATCTGAGCTATCTGCTCCACCCGGAGCGCCACGACGAGTTTGAAGCCTGGACGTCCAACATCAAGCATGTCACCCGCCAGCTCCTGCCCCGCGACGGGAGCGAGCCCAATACGCGCGTGTCGGACGCCGCAGTCGAATTTTACTACGGCTCCGCCGCCGATTATCTCTTCGCCGTCGCGATCTCCGACGGTATCTTTTCCTTCACCGAAGCCCCTCAGCCCGGTTCCCCCCAGCCCGGCCGCACCCTGCCGCTGGAGGACGTCCTGACTCCCTTGCTCGACTTCAAAAACGCCAGCGGCGAATTCGTCCAGCGCCGCCTGCAAGCATTTCTCCGCACCTGCGCCCTGCGCCGATGGCGCCACAGCGACGACCTCGCGATGGCCGCAATCTATTTGGGCGATTAG
- a CDS encoding phosphatase PAP2 family protein — MTDAAHYIADSLNPLLIIFLFCTGIARRARFSVWKYWVACAVGIGVAVIVAEAGKYFVVWTSHPSFPSGHESFAISASACLAAADRRWLWAVVPLCLTMGWALVAAGYHFPVDILGAVLLAPWPPIVVFHRLRSRVAQ, encoded by the coding sequence ATGACGGACGCCGCACATTATATTGCCGACAGTCTCAATCCCCTGCTCATCATTTTCCTCTTTTGTACGGGAATCGCGCGCCGAGCGCGGTTTTCCGTCTGGAAATACTGGGTCGCCTGCGCCGTAGGGATCGGCGTGGCGGTGATCGTTGCGGAAGCTGGGAAGTATTTCGTGGTTTGGACGTCACATCCCTCCTTCCCCAGCGGTCATGAATCGTTCGCCATCTCCGCATCCGCCTGTCTTGCGGCGGCGGATCGGCGCTGGCTATGGGCTGTCGTCCCGCTTTGCCTGACGATGGGCTGGGCGCTGGTGGCCGCCGGATATCACTTCCCGGTCGACATTCTGGGGGCGGTTCTCCTCGCGCCGTGGCCTCCCATTGTCGTTTTCCATCGCCTGAGATCGCGGGTCGCGCAATAG